A part of Arthrobacter dokdonellae genomic DNA contains:
- the nrdH gene encoding glutaredoxin-like protein NrdH — MTVTVYTKPACVQCNATYRALDKKGITYQSVDITEDPAALERLLSLGYQQAPVVITDADHWSGFRPDKIAAISQSSVNEASNVA; from the coding sequence ATGACCGTCACGGTTTACACCAAGCCCGCCTGTGTTCAGTGCAATGCCACGTACCGGGCCTTGGACAAAAAGGGCATCACGTACCAGAGCGTGGACATCACCGAGGATCCCGCAGCGCTGGAACGGCTGCTCAGCCTTGGCTACCAGCAGGCACCCGTCGTGATCACGGACGCCGACCACTGGTCGGGCTTCCGCCCGGACAAGATCGCTGCCATCAGCCAGTCGAGCGTGAACGAAGCGTCAAACGTCGCTTAG
- a CDS encoding LysR family transcriptional regulator has protein sequence MINPVHLKTLLEVVRRGSFAAAATVLGYTASAVSQQMSALERDAGVTLFQRTARSIAPTEAALVMSRHASKVLTDIDALLAASARTEHGTTQELRLGIFPSLATYVLPRLLRSADWPGLGISLHVSVGEPPQTISGLRIGGELDVALVYQVGQAGLAWPHTLNRQWMGDDNFRVVLPKVWGIRPGAHVTAAQLSDMPWIMHHPGTSDATVIERLFASCNLHPRVAAYSDDFNASLQLASVGLGAALVPELALTRRPDDVVVLDVPEIRLARNIFALLINDRHTARTEVFMDKLSGIMGELTRTSSLDTPA, from the coding sequence GTGATCAACCCGGTCCACCTGAAAACCCTGCTGGAAGTAGTGCGGCGCGGTTCATTCGCCGCGGCCGCCACGGTGCTCGGCTACACGGCTTCGGCCGTTTCACAGCAAATGTCCGCCCTTGAGCGCGACGCCGGCGTGACCCTCTTCCAGCGCACGGCCCGCAGCATAGCGCCCACGGAAGCTGCGCTCGTAATGAGCCGCCACGCGTCAAAGGTGTTGACGGACATCGACGCACTGCTGGCCGCCAGTGCCAGGACGGAGCACGGCACCACCCAGGAACTCCGGCTGGGCATTTTTCCATCGTTGGCAACCTACGTCCTACCCCGGCTGCTGCGCAGCGCCGACTGGCCCGGGCTGGGCATCAGCCTCCATGTCTCGGTAGGTGAGCCGCCGCAGACCATATCGGGGCTTCGCATCGGCGGGGAGCTGGACGTGGCACTGGTCTATCAGGTGGGTCAGGCGGGACTGGCCTGGCCCCACACCCTCAACCGGCAATGGATGGGCGACGACAACTTCCGTGTGGTGCTGCCCAAGGTGTGGGGCATCCGGCCTGGCGCCCATGTGACGGCGGCGCAGCTGTCCGACATGCCCTGGATCATGCACCATCCGGGGACCAGCGACGCAACAGTGATCGAACGGCTGTTTGCCAGCTGCAACCTGCACCCGCGGGTTGCCGCGTACAGCGACGACTTCAACGCAAGCCTCCAACTGGCCTCCGTCGGCCTTGGCGCTGCACTGGTGCCCGAACTGGCACTGACCCGGCGGCCGGACGACGTGGTGGTGCTGGACGTGCCGGAAATCCGTCTGGCCCGCAATATTTTCGCCTTGCTGATCAACGACAGGCATACCGCGCGGACTGAGGTGTTCATGGACAAGCTCTCCGGCATCATGGGCGAACTGACGCGCACCAGCTCGCTGGACACACCAGCATGA
- a CDS encoding aldehyde dehydrogenase family protein has protein sequence MSTFASPLEADGSGSGTAGNDARDFAGPIRETVSATRAVFTSGVTRPLTWRLAQLKAMNQMLLDHRSDFTAALAADLGKNPSESWLTEIGFLTAEIANTAKHLERWLAPRRADVPLALQPAKAHTVLEPLGVVLVIAPWNYPVQLLLGPVIGALAAGNTVVAKPSEMAPACSAALARWIPKYLSGAVTVVEGGAPETTALLEQRFDHVFYTGNGRVGRIVMAAAAKHLTPVTLELGGKSPVYIDDTVDMKAAAARIAWGKFMNAGQTCVAPDYVLGTGDALAGLAAELPRSIRAMYGENPAHSPSYGRMVNDAAFTRVAGMLDRDLQQDGMSALVCGGHHDAATRYIEPTVIHVEVGAALMEGEIFGPVLPLVTVDSAQEAMRFINARDKPLSIYVFSEDRGVRSGFSEQTSSGALNFGVPAAHLSVPALPFGGVGESGMGSYHGQHSVQAFSHRKAVLDKPLAPDTLAWIYPPFGILKRQVIERFVAPARKRLGNG, from the coding sequence ATGAGCACATTTGCATCCCCGTTGGAAGCTGACGGGAGCGGTTCTGGAACCGCCGGGAATGACGCACGGGATTTCGCCGGGCCTATCCGTGAAACGGTCTCGGCTACACGGGCGGTCTTCACGTCGGGCGTGACCCGGCCCCTTACATGGCGGCTGGCCCAGCTCAAGGCCATGAACCAAATGCTCCTGGACCACCGCAGCGACTTCACCGCTGCGCTCGCCGCCGACCTGGGCAAGAACCCCTCCGAGTCGTGGCTGACGGAGATCGGCTTCCTGACCGCCGAGATCGCCAACACCGCCAAGCACCTGGAACGGTGGCTCGCGCCGCGAAGGGCCGACGTACCGCTGGCCCTCCAGCCAGCCAAGGCGCACACCGTTCTGGAACCCCTGGGCGTCGTGCTGGTCATCGCGCCGTGGAACTACCCGGTCCAGCTTCTCCTGGGTCCCGTCATCGGCGCGCTCGCAGCCGGCAACACCGTGGTGGCCAAGCCCAGCGAGATGGCACCGGCGTGCTCGGCGGCCCTGGCCCGCTGGATCCCCAAATACCTGTCCGGCGCTGTCACGGTGGTGGAGGGCGGTGCGCCGGAGACGACCGCATTGCTGGAACAGCGGTTTGACCACGTCTTCTATACCGGCAACGGGCGCGTCGGCCGCATTGTCATGGCGGCCGCGGCCAAGCACCTGACACCGGTCACCCTGGAATTGGGTGGCAAATCCCCTGTGTACATCGACGACACCGTGGACATGAAGGCGGCTGCGGCACGCATCGCTTGGGGAAAATTCATGAACGCGGGCCAGACCTGCGTCGCACCGGACTACGTCCTGGGAACCGGCGATGCGCTGGCCGGGCTTGCCGCGGAGCTGCCGCGGTCCATCCGTGCCATGTACGGCGAAAATCCAGCGCACAGTCCGTCCTATGGGCGCATGGTCAACGACGCCGCCTTTACCAGGGTGGCCGGGATGTTGGACCGGGACCTGCAGCAGGATGGCATGTCCGCGCTCGTCTGTGGAGGCCACCATGATGCCGCCACGCGGTACATTGAGCCCACGGTGATCCACGTGGAGGTCGGCGCGGCACTCATGGAGGGAGAGATCTTTGGCCCTGTCCTGCCACTGGTGACGGTGGACTCGGCGCAGGAGGCCATGCGCTTTATCAACGCCCGGGACAAACCGCTGTCGATTTACGTCTTCAGCGAGGACCGCGGCGTGCGGTCCGGCTTTTCCGAACAGACGTCGTCGGGTGCCCTGAACTTCGGGGTACCGGCGGCGCACCTGTCAGTTCCTGCCCTGCCGTTTGGCGGGGTGGGGGAGAGCGGCATGGGCAGTTATCACGGGCAGCACTCAGTGCAGGCGTTTTCGCACCGGAAGGCAGTCCTGGACAAGCCGCTGGCACCGGACACCCTCGCCTGGATCTACCCGCCGTTCGGCATCTTGAAGAGGCAGGTCATCGAACGCTTCGTGGCGCCGGCAAGGAAGCGGTTGGGCAACGGCTGA
- a CDS encoding DUF222 domain-containing protein: MRDVVKAAGAALIDAIRELENVKNAASAAQAKAEVLFEVVERTRQVQAGIKGSSLGRGTVLALALARRESQWKAARRLASATRIVREMPRTMEACSNGVLTERRAAIIESGTEFLTPEQRLAIDETIAGDPDTLESLGDKELDAAVKQMAYEFDREAFTKRLRKAEGERHVSLQPVADGMAALRALLPLRQGVAVLKTLAAVADSARNAGDKRTKGQSMADVLTHRLRQHLPCGESEAAGTSATTSGGGVCLTAGETDIHLHFQRAGPVSTLQPGQGSARVEQPCSHGA, from the coding sequence GTGCGCGACGTTGTCAAGGCGGCAGGCGCGGCCTTGATTGACGCCATCAGGGAGTTGGAGAACGTCAAGAACGCCGCCAGTGCGGCACAGGCGAAGGCCGAGGTCCTGTTCGAGGTGGTCGAACGCACCCGGCAGGTACAGGCGGGGATCAAGGGGAGCAGTCTCGGAAGGGGGACCGTGCTCGCCCTGGCGCTGGCCCGCCGCGAGTCCCAGTGGAAGGCCGCCCGGCGCCTCGCTTCGGCCACCAGGATTGTTCGGGAAATGCCCCGGACCATGGAAGCGTGTTCGAACGGTGTTCTCACGGAACGCAGGGCAGCAATCATTGAGTCCGGCACGGAGTTCCTCACCCCGGAACAGCGGCTGGCCATTGACGAGACCATTGCCGGCGACCCTGACACGCTTGAGTCCCTGGGCGACAAGGAACTGGACGCGGCGGTCAAGCAAATGGCGTATGAGTTTGACCGCGAGGCATTCACCAAGCGCCTCCGGAAGGCCGAAGGCGAACGGCACGTCAGCCTTCAGCCTGTGGCCGACGGCATGGCCGCGCTGAGGGCGCTCCTGCCGCTCAGGCAAGGCGTTGCCGTGCTGAAAACGCTGGCTGCCGTCGCGGACTCCGCCCGCAACGCCGGGGACAAGCGCACCAAGGGGCAGTCGATGGCTGACGTCCTTACCCACAGGCTCCGCCAGCACCTTCCCTGTGGGGAGTCAGAGGCCGCTGGGACTTCGGCCACCACCTCCGGGGGCGGCGTCTGCCTCACGGCAGGGGAGACGGACATCCACCTCCATTTCCAACGGGCAGGGCCTGTGTCAACGCTGCAACCTGGCCAAGGAAGTGCCCGGGTGGAGCAGCCATGCAGCCACGGGGCCTGA
- the metE gene encoding 5-methyltetrahydropteroyltriglutamate--homocysteine S-methyltransferase: MNSTPAFPAASLLGYPRIGRRRELKKAVEAYWAGTIDEAALDTAAQEIQLTTARRLFDLGLTEAASIPGTFSYYDQVLDATTHIGAVPARFGELRSAAGRLDINAYFTLARGTAEIQPLEMTKWFDTNYHYLVPEIGPETDFSVTSNRIVEQFELAKANGFETRPYLVGPVTYLLLSKASDDAPAGFSPLSRLEDVLPVYAELLSRLAAAGAAWIQLDEPALVSDQDVPVAEVKEAVARSYDVLTSATERPAILVSTPYGALTELLPTLAATAIDALHIDAFKGAVPSAGELALLAGKTVVAGVVDGHNIWRNDLAESAARLDALKDAGLTVAVSTSTSTQHVPHDVEEEAQLSAELRSWLAFADQKVGEVVTLAAHVGDPASAAPALAEATAVIASRAAAAGVRRPEVRARLAALTTADFSRSSFSVREAAQEQTLHLPPLPTTTIGSFPQTSEIRGARARANKGVITSEDYTQLMKAEIKRVVELQEELGFDVLVHGEPERNDMVQYFAENLEGFDVTVHGWVQSYGSRCTRPSILWGDVTREHPITVEWAAFAQSLTEKPMKGMLTGPVTILAWSFVRDDQPLGETANQVALALRGEIADLEAAGIKVIQVDEPALRELLPLRRADQPAYLDWSVNSFRLATAGAADGTQIHTHLCYSEFGAVIDAIDGLDADVTSIEAARSRMEVVGDLESHGFGRGVGPGVYDIHSPRVPGRAEVSELLGKAVRHVPARQLWVNPDCGLKTRGYAETEESLRNLVAATKDVRAQLV; the protein is encoded by the coding sequence ATGAACTCCACACCCGCATTCCCCGCTGCCTCCCTGCTCGGCTACCCCCGCATCGGCCGCCGCCGCGAACTGAAGAAGGCCGTCGAAGCCTACTGGGCCGGCACCATCGACGAAGCCGCGCTCGACACGGCCGCCCAGGAAATCCAGCTCACCACCGCCCGGCGGCTCTTCGACCTGGGGCTGACCGAGGCCGCCTCGATCCCCGGCACGTTCTCCTACTACGACCAGGTGCTCGACGCCACCACGCACATCGGCGCCGTCCCCGCCCGCTTCGGCGAGCTGCGCAGTGCCGCCGGCAGGCTGGACATCAACGCCTACTTCACGCTGGCCCGCGGCACCGCCGAGATCCAGCCGCTGGAAATGACGAAGTGGTTTGACACCAACTACCACTACCTGGTGCCGGAAATCGGGCCCGAGACGGACTTTTCGGTCACCTCCAACCGCATCGTCGAGCAGTTTGAACTCGCCAAGGCCAATGGCTTTGAGACCCGGCCCTACCTGGTGGGCCCGGTGACCTATCTGCTGCTCAGCAAGGCCTCCGACGACGCCCCCGCCGGCTTCTCCCCGCTGTCCCGCCTGGAGGACGTGCTGCCGGTGTACGCCGAACTGCTGTCGCGCCTGGCCGCCGCTGGGGCCGCCTGGATCCAGCTTGACGAGCCGGCCCTCGTTTCGGACCAGGACGTGCCGGTGGCCGAGGTCAAGGAGGCCGTGGCCCGCAGCTACGACGTGCTCACCTCCGCCACGGAGCGTCCGGCCATCCTGGTCTCCACCCCTTATGGCGCGCTGACGGAACTGCTGCCCACGCTGGCCGCCACCGCCATCGACGCCCTCCACATCGACGCCTTCAAGGGCGCCGTGCCCTCCGCGGGCGAGCTGGCCCTGCTGGCCGGCAAGACCGTGGTGGCGGGCGTGGTGGACGGACACAACATCTGGCGCAACGACCTCGCCGAATCCGCCGCCCGCCTGGATGCGCTGAAAGACGCCGGACTGACCGTGGCCGTGTCCACCTCCACCTCGACCCAACACGTCCCGCACGACGTCGAGGAAGAGGCCCAGCTTTCCGCCGAGCTGCGCAGCTGGCTGGCCTTCGCCGACCAGAAGGTGGGCGAGGTGGTGACGCTGGCCGCCCATGTGGGGGACCCGGCGTCGGCCGCCCCCGCCCTCGCAGAGGCCACGGCCGTCATCGCCTCCCGCGCCGCGGCGGCCGGCGTGAGGCGCCCCGAGGTGCGCGCGCGACTGGCGGCGCTGACCACGGCGGACTTCAGCCGCTCCTCCTTCTCCGTGCGGGAAGCGGCCCAGGAGCAGACATTGCACCTGCCGCCGCTGCCCACGACCACCATCGGCTCGTTCCCGCAGACCAGCGAAATCCGTGGCGCCCGCGCCCGGGCCAACAAGGGCGTCATCACGTCTGAGGACTACACGCAGCTGATGAAGGCTGAAATCAAGCGCGTCGTGGAGCTGCAGGAAGAGCTCGGCTTTGACGTCCTGGTCCACGGGGAACCCGAGCGAAATGACATGGTCCAGTATTTCGCCGAGAACCTTGAAGGCTTTGACGTCACGGTGCACGGCTGGGTGCAGTCGTACGGCAGCCGCTGCACGCGTCCGTCCATCCTGTGGGGTGACGTCACCCGCGAGCACCCCATCACGGTGGAGTGGGCCGCCTTTGCGCAGTCGCTGACGGAGAAGCCCATGAAGGGCATGCTGACGGGCCCGGTGACCATCCTGGCGTGGAGCTTTGTACGGGACGACCAGCCGCTGGGCGAGACCGCGAACCAGGTGGCCCTGGCGCTGCGTGGTGAGATTGCCGACCTGGAAGCCGCCGGCATCAAGGTCATCCAGGTGGACGAGCCCGCCCTGCGCGAGCTGCTGCCGCTGCGCCGCGCCGATCAGCCCGCCTACCTGGACTGGTCCGTGAACTCCTTCCGCCTTGCCACGGCCGGTGCCGCCGACGGCACGCAGATCCACACCCACCTGTGCTACTCGGAATTTGGGGCAGTCATCGACGCCATCGACGGGCTGGACGCCGACGTCACCTCCATCGAGGCGGCCCGCTCCCGCATGGAGGTTGTTGGCGACCTGGAAAGCCACGGATTCGGCCGCGGCGTGGGCCCGGGCGTGTACGACATCCACAGTCCCCGCGTCCCCGGCCGGGCCGAGGTCTCCGAGCTGCTGGGCAAGGCGGTCAGGCATGTTCCCGCCCGCCAGCTCTGGGTCAACCCGGACTGCGGCCTGAAGACGCGCGGCTACGCCGAGACCGAGGAGTCCCTGCGCAACCTCGTCGCGGCCACGAAGGACGTGCGCGCCCAGCTCGTGTAG
- a CDS encoding methylenetetrahydrofolate reductase, which yields MSPPVSHQSPPGTSAPIALSYELFPPRNETASASLWDTIRELEGTNPDYVSVTYGANGSNRDTAVDLLNRLMTESTLRPLAHLTCVGNSAAELAGTIAELLDHGVRGILALRGDLPTKPADAPDAGSLRYAQDLIELIRHVEQQRSALLCAGRVAIGVAAYPAKHPESPSIEHDLEVLLAKQRSGADFAITQVFFHADQYRELVTRARRAGVTIPLIPGVMPLTSLRRVRRLGELTGVEPAPALLDALGRTTGAAEARRIGVAATVDLALAALDAGAPGIHLYTFNEHAAALDVLDRLALPRPARPGPLRRTALPELVQA from the coding sequence ATGTCCCCACCCGTCAGCCATCAGTCGCCCCCGGGCACCAGTGCACCGATCGCGCTCTCCTACGAACTCTTCCCGCCCCGCAATGAAACGGCCTCGGCGTCCCTGTGGGACACCATCCGCGAACTGGAGGGCACCAACCCGGACTACGTCTCCGTCACCTACGGGGCGAACGGCAGCAACCGGGACACCGCCGTCGACCTTCTCAACAGGCTCATGACGGAAAGCACGCTGCGGCCCCTGGCCCACCTGACATGCGTGGGCAACTCGGCCGCCGAGCTGGCCGGGACCATCGCCGAGCTGCTGGACCACGGCGTGCGCGGGATATTGGCCCTCCGCGGGGACCTGCCCACGAAGCCCGCCGACGCGCCGGACGCCGGGTCGCTGCGGTACGCGCAGGACCTGATCGAACTGATCCGGCACGTTGAACAGCAGAGGTCCGCCCTGCTGTGCGCCGGCAGGGTGGCCATTGGCGTGGCGGCGTATCCGGCCAAGCACCCCGAATCGCCGTCCATCGAGCACGACCTGGAGGTGCTGTTGGCCAAACAGCGCTCGGGCGCCGATTTCGCCATCACCCAGGTGTTCTTCCACGCGGACCAGTACCGGGAACTGGTGACCCGGGCCCGCCGGGCCGGCGTCACCATCCCGCTCATTCCCGGCGTCATGCCGCTCACCAGCCTGCGGCGCGTCAGGAGGCTGGGCGAGCTGACCGGCGTCGAACCTGCCCCGGCGCTGCTGGATGCGCTCGGACGGACCACCGGGGCCGCCGAAGCGCGCCGGATCGGCGTGGCCGCCACAGTGGACCTGGCACTGGCTGCGCTGGACGCCGGGGCACCCGGCATCCATCTCTACACCTTCAACGAACACGCCGCCGCCCTGGACGTGCTGGACAGGCTCGCGCTGCCACGTCCGGCCCGCCCCGGGCCGCTCCGGCGCACCGCACTCCCCGAACTTGTGCAGGCCTAG
- a CDS encoding ROK family transcriptional regulator — translation MGDFNQAVILDSIRRSVEGLSRVELAGSAGLAAQTVSNICRRLLDAGLIMEAGKEASGPGKPRTILRLNPKGMYAVGVHIDPAVTSISLVDAIGTVLESLERPTDLASTPEDSVAALGREIRAVIDRSGVDRLRVAGVGVATPGPIDAATGTVVDPPHMPGWRRVPVRSILQEATGLPVVMDKDVTAAVVAELWTGATGNATSLVYIYIGTGIGAGLILGDEVVRGSSGNAGEIGHIITDPDGPVCDCGRRGCVKANCMPETLVAEARDLGVLPPTDPANPTGLQQDLAALAAAAENGNAAASGILARSARRMAAVVSALTSLLDVERVVFGGPFWPPLSATYLAQVPGIVRQLSVTGNVHALDMAGTRLSGEEAVGAACLVMEKTFSPNAGQLLLDAKG, via the coding sequence ATGGGCGATTTCAACCAGGCCGTCATCCTGGACTCCATCCGCCGCTCCGTGGAGGGGCTGAGCCGGGTGGAACTGGCGGGCTCGGCCGGACTGGCAGCCCAGACCGTATCCAACATCTGCCGCCGCCTTCTGGACGCCGGCCTGATCATGGAAGCGGGCAAGGAGGCCTCCGGCCCCGGCAAGCCGCGCACCATCCTGCGTCTGAACCCCAAAGGCATGTACGCCGTCGGCGTCCACATCGACCCGGCCGTGACCAGCATTTCCCTCGTGGACGCCATCGGCACGGTGCTTGAATCGCTGGAACGCCCCACCGACCTGGCCAGCACGCCCGAGGACTCGGTGGCCGCCTTGGGCCGGGAAATCCGCGCCGTCATTGACCGCTCCGGGGTGGACCGGCTCCGCGTCGCCGGGGTGGGCGTAGCCACGCCGGGCCCGATTGACGCCGCCACCGGAACGGTGGTGGACCCGCCGCACATGCCCGGCTGGCGCAGGGTGCCGGTACGCAGCATCCTCCAGGAGGCCACGGGCCTGCCCGTCGTCATGGACAAGGACGTCACCGCGGCGGTGGTGGCGGAACTGTGGACCGGCGCCACCGGCAACGCCACGAGCCTGGTCTACATCTACATCGGCACGGGCATTGGAGCGGGGCTGATCCTCGGCGACGAGGTGGTGCGCGGCTCCTCGGGCAATGCGGGCGAAATCGGCCATATCATCACCGACCCCGACGGCCCGGTGTGCGACTGCGGGCGGCGCGGCTGCGTCAAGGCCAACTGCATGCCCGAAACGCTCGTGGCCGAGGCCCGCGACCTGGGAGTGCTGCCGCCGACGGACCCCGCGAACCCGACGGGCCTGCAGCAGGACCTGGCGGCGCTGGCGGCCGCTGCGGAAAATGGCAACGCGGCGGCATCGGGCATCCTCGCCCGCTCCGCCCGGCGCATGGCCGCCGTCGTCTCGGCGCTGACCAGCCTGCTGGACGTGGAAAGGGTGGTCTTTGGCGGCCCGTTCTGGCCCCCGCTGTCCGCCACCTACCTCGCACAAGTCCCGGGAATCGTGCGGCAGCTGAGCGTGACCGGCAACGTCCACGCCCTGGACATGGCCGGCACACGGCTGTCCGGCGAGGAAGCCGTGGGCGCTGCCTGCCTCGTCATGGAAAAGACGTTCAGCCCCAACGCCGGCCAGCTGCTGCTGGACGCGAAGGGCTGA
- a CDS encoding class I SAM-dependent methyltransferase codes for MNGTQHPGPSGPATDTFDFAALRRLPDIEAANLFAHDATDELILAAAAERLAGLAAGPGGASLTVVGDHYGALALGAAAMHGLTGVRVHQDALSGELALANNAQRLGLAGRCTSMPLSDTLFAGASLVLWQLPRSLDELDETAALIRAHATPGVTIIAGGRLKHMTLAMNDVLARHFHEVSPGRAWRKSRPLEVRGPREGAPASAFPHSEFNETLGLWLCAHGATFGGTKLDHGTRFLLDFEPRMRTAGSAIDLGCGNGSIAAVLAKARPALQVWATDQSAAAVASAGATAEANGLGTRITAVRDDALASFPPASAELVVLNPPFHVGAAVHAGIALKLFDAAARVLAPGGELWTVYNRHLDYRAQLNKRVGDTDVMGRNSKFTVTRSVAAGRRE; via the coding sequence ATGAACGGCACGCAGCACCCGGGCCCGTCCGGCCCGGCCACCGACACCTTTGACTTCGCCGCCCTGCGGCGCCTGCCGGACATTGAGGCTGCGAACCTCTTCGCCCACGACGCCACGGACGAGCTGATCCTGGCCGCAGCGGCCGAACGGCTGGCCGGCCTGGCCGCCGGCCCGGGCGGTGCTTCACTGACAGTGGTGGGTGACCACTACGGCGCACTGGCACTGGGCGCCGCAGCCATGCACGGACTCACGGGCGTCCGCGTCCACCAGGATGCGCTCTCGGGCGAGCTGGCCCTGGCAAACAACGCCCAAAGGCTCGGTCTCGCAGGCCGGTGCACCTCCATGCCGCTCTCGGACACTCTTTTTGCCGGTGCTTCCCTGGTCTTATGGCAGCTGCCGCGGAGCTTGGACGAGCTCGATGAGACGGCGGCGCTGATCCGTGCCCACGCCACACCGGGGGTCACCATCATTGCAGGGGGACGGCTCAAGCACATGACACTGGCCATGAATGATGTTCTGGCCCGCCACTTCCACGAAGTGTCGCCGGGCCGGGCCTGGCGGAAGTCCCGCCCGCTTGAGGTGCGCGGGCCGCGGGAGGGGGCGCCGGCGTCGGCCTTTCCACACAGCGAGTTCAACGAGACCCTCGGCTTGTGGCTGTGCGCCCATGGGGCCACCTTCGGCGGCACCAAGCTCGACCACGGCACGCGCTTCCTCCTGGACTTTGAGCCCCGGATGCGCACGGCCGGGAGCGCCATCGACCTTGGCTGCGGCAACGGGAGCATCGCCGCCGTCCTGGCGAAGGCACGGCCCGCGCTGCAGGTCTGGGCCACCGACCAGTCCGCCGCCGCCGTGGCATCCGCCGGCGCGACGGCGGAGGCGAACGGGCTGGGGACGCGGATCACCGCGGTGCGCGACGACGCCCTGGCCAGCTTCCCCCCGGCGTCCGCCGAACTGGTGGTGCTGAACCCACCGTTCCATGTGGGGGCAGCCGTCCACGCCGGCATCGCCCTCAAGCTCTTTGACGCGGCCGCGCGCGTTCTGGCACCCGGCGGCGAGCTGTGGACCGTCTATAACAGGCACTTGGACTACCGGGCGCAGCTGAACAAACGCGTGGGGGACACGGACGTCATGGGGAGGAACAGCAAGTTCACCGTGACGCGGTCCGTCGCGGCGGGGCGCCGTGAGTGA
- a CDS encoding MIP/aquaporin family protein produces the protein MSEITPLRNTLRNGSGLKRVGGLWGECLAEFMGTFVLILFGDGVVAMAVAALPGSGRTAGATVFFQGAGDWLLITWGWALAVAMGVYVAGGVSGAHINPAVTLAFAVRRKFAWNKVIPYIVAQVVGAFAAAALLYLVYYNAIDAFNKALGNQARDTGKGFITFSIFATFPAPYFNGNLTIPFIDQVLGTALLVILIVAIIDVRNMAVKANLGPLIIGLAVAAIGMSFGANAGYAINPARDFGPRLFAWMAGWGDVALPGTVSGIPGAFSWYFWVPIVGPLVGGVIGVFLYDWFIGDILHARQALAESAEPGRTTEGGSTSDEE, from the coding sequence ATGAGCGAAATTACTCCACTGCGGAACACCTTGCGCAATGGAAGTGGCCTGAAGCGCGTGGGGGGTCTGTGGGGCGAGTGCCTGGCCGAGTTTATGGGCACCTTCGTCCTCATTCTCTTTGGGGACGGGGTGGTGGCCATGGCCGTGGCGGCGCTGCCCGGCAGCGGCCGCACGGCAGGGGCCACCGTCTTCTTCCAGGGAGCGGGCGACTGGCTGCTGATCACCTGGGGCTGGGCACTCGCGGTGGCCATGGGGGTCTACGTTGCCGGCGGGGTGAGCGGCGCCCACATCAACCCCGCCGTCACGCTGGCGTTCGCGGTCCGGCGAAAGTTTGCCTGGAACAAGGTCATTCCGTACATCGTGGCGCAGGTGGTGGGCGCGTTCGCCGCGGCCGCGCTGCTGTACCTGGTGTATTACAACGCCATAGACGCGTTTAACAAGGCGCTCGGAAACCAGGCAAGGGACACCGGAAAGGGCTTCATCACCTTCTCCATCTTCGCCACCTTCCCGGCACCGTACTTCAACGGAAACCTGACCATCCCGTTCATCGACCAGGTGCTGGGCACCGCCTTGCTGGTGATCCTGATTGTGGCCATCATCGACGTGCGGAACATGGCGGTAAAGGCCAATCTGGGCCCGCTGATCATCGGGCTGGCCGTGGCGGCCATTGGCATGTCCTTCGGCGCCAACGCCGGATACGCCATCAACCCGGCCCGTGATTTTGGCCCGCGGCTGTTCGCCTGGATGGCCGGTTGGGGCGATGTAGCCCTCCCGGGCACGGTGAGCGGCATCCCGGGAGCGTTTAGCTGGTACTTCTGGGTGCCGATCGTCGGCCCGCTGGTCGGCGGCGTGATCGGCGTCTTCCTCTATGACTGGTTCATCGGGGACATCCTGCACGCCCGCCAGGCGCTGGCGGAGTCCGCTGAACCCGGACGGACCACTGAGGGCGGCAGCACGTCCGACGAGGAGTAG
- a CDS encoding YchJ family protein yields the protein MDQYPVPAGGDARRCPCLSGDTLAACCGRFLHAPSGTTFPPTAEALMRSRYTAFATLSADYLLRTWHPDTRPDTLELDPQQHWYRLEILNTARGGPWDNDGVVSFRACYRHRGVRDSLAETSRFVRLGKQWLYVDAL from the coding sequence ATGGATCAATACCCGGTTCCTGCCGGCGGAGACGCACGGAGATGCCCGTGCCTCAGCGGCGACACCCTCGCGGCGTGTTGCGGCCGGTTCCTCCACGCGCCCTCCGGAACCACGTTCCCGCCGACGGCGGAAGCCCTCATGCGCTCCCGCTACACGGCCTTTGCCACCCTGTCGGCGGACTATCTGCTGCGCACCTGGCACCCGGACACCCGCCCCGACACCCTGGAACTCGACCCGCAGCAGCACTGGTACCGCCTGGAGATCCTCAACACGGCGCGCGGCGGCCCGTGGGACAACGACGGCGTCGTGTCATTCAGGGCCTGCTACCGCCACAGGGGCGTCCGCGACAGCCTCGCCGAAACCAGCCGGTTCGTGCGGCTGGGCAAGCAATGGCTGTACGTGGACGCGCTGTAG